Proteins from one Micromonospora sp. M71_S20 genomic window:
- a CDS encoding sensor histidine kinase, whose protein sequence is MDATAPPPRRAPALARAALPWIGVAVLPVAVLMAPVVASSRNGVGFGDWWLSERYLVPLLALAPPAGLLRRRPVLALALMLVAACVVTVVVNVPEDGYLADIWYAQFLAVDTVAGLIAARRSRRVSVPVAVVVLAVQITASFVNPSTDPVSRAMISVLAVVTAWTVGNSVRARRGYAEALRSHAAAEAVTAERLRIARELHDMVAHSIGVIAIQAGVGARVIDTQPAQARAALATIEATSRDTLAGLRRTLGALRRPQSESASLDPTPGLDDLDRLVAAAADAGVRVDLRRDGERRPVPAEVDLAAFRIVQEALTNVVRHAGSDRCRVTVTHSPDEVAVEVVDDGRGGAVGGEGHGIVGMRERVALAGGRFHAGPRPEGGFRVAASLPVPPSTAVSPVSPAAVEPARAGER, encoded by the coding sequence ATGGATGCGACCGCACCGCCGCCGCGCCGCGCCCCGGCGCTGGCGCGGGCGGCGCTGCCCTGGATCGGCGTCGCGGTGCTGCCGGTCGCCGTGCTCATGGCCCCGGTCGTGGCGTCGAGCCGCAACGGCGTGGGGTTCGGCGACTGGTGGCTCTCCGAGCGCTATCTGGTGCCGCTGCTGGCCCTGGCCCCGCCCGCCGGCCTGCTGCGGCGCCGGCCGGTGCTGGCCCTGGCGCTGATGCTCGTCGCGGCGTGCGTGGTCACCGTGGTCGTCAACGTCCCGGAGGACGGCTACCTCGCCGACATCTGGTACGCGCAGTTCCTGGCGGTGGACACGGTGGCGGGGCTGATCGCGGCGAGGAGGTCCCGCCGCGTCTCGGTGCCGGTGGCCGTCGTGGTGCTCGCCGTGCAGATCACTGCGAGCTTCGTGAACCCCTCGACCGACCCGGTGAGCCGCGCCATGATTTCCGTGCTGGCGGTCGTCACCGCGTGGACGGTCGGCAACTCGGTGCGGGCCCGGCGCGGCTACGCCGAGGCGCTGCGGTCGCACGCCGCCGCCGAGGCGGTCACCGCCGAGCGGCTGCGCATCGCCCGCGAGCTGCACGACATGGTCGCGCACAGCATCGGGGTGATCGCCATCCAGGCCGGCGTGGGGGCCCGGGTCATCGACACCCAGCCGGCGCAGGCGCGCGCCGCGCTGGCCACCATCGAGGCGACCAGCCGCGACACCCTGGCCGGCCTGCGGCGTACGCTCGGCGCGCTGCGCCGCCCGCAGTCGGAGTCGGCGTCGCTGGATCCGACGCCCGGGCTGGACGACCTCGACCGGCTGGTCGCCGCCGCGGCCGACGCCGGGGTGCGGGTGGACCTGCGGCGCGACGGCGAACGACGGCCGGTCCCGGCCGAGGTCGACCTCGCCGCGTTCCGGATCGTGCAGGAGGCGCTCACCAACGTGGTACGACACGCGGGCAGCGACCGGTGCCGGGTCACCGTCACGCACTCCCCCGACGAGGTCGCCGTGGAGGTCGTCGACGACGGTCGGGGCGGCGCGGTCGGCGGCGAGGGGCACGGCATCGTGGGTATGCGGGAACGCGTCGCCCTGGCCGGCGGCCGGTTCCACGCCGGACCGCGCCCGGAGGGCGGCTTCCGGGTGGCGGCGTCGCTGCCGGTGCCACCGTCGACGGCGGTGTCACCGGTGTCGCCGGCGGCGGTGGAGCCGGCCAGGGCGGGGGAGCGGTGA
- a CDS encoding type 1 glutamine amidotransferase: MSTESLRIVWIYPDLLSTYGDRGNALILARRARQRGFPVEVLEVRSDQRLPSTADIYLIGGGEDGPQALGAQRLLADGGLHRAVAQGSVVFGVCAGYQLLGTSFFAKGTLCAGLELLDLSSDRGPTRAVGELAGEIDPRLGVPALTGFENHGGRTHLGPGVSPLARVTAGVGNDGATEGAWRGKLLGTYSHGPALARNPALADLLLRWATGAHQLPPLDDTWPDRLRAERRAAVAAAARA; the protein is encoded by the coding sequence GTGTCAACTGAGAGCCTGCGCATCGTCTGGATCTACCCCGACCTGCTCTCCACCTACGGCGACCGGGGCAACGCCCTGATCCTCGCCCGTCGGGCACGGCAGCGCGGTTTCCCGGTCGAGGTGCTGGAGGTGCGTTCCGACCAGCGCCTGCCCTCCACCGCCGACATCTACCTCATCGGTGGCGGCGAGGACGGCCCGCAGGCGCTCGGCGCGCAGCGGCTGCTCGCCGACGGCGGCCTGCACCGGGCGGTCGCCCAGGGCTCGGTCGTGTTCGGGGTCTGCGCCGGCTACCAGCTCCTCGGCACCTCGTTCTTCGCCAAGGGCACCCTCTGCGCCGGGCTGGAGCTGCTCGACCTCTCCTCCGACCGGGGGCCGACCCGCGCCGTCGGCGAGCTGGCCGGCGAGATCGACCCGCGGCTGGGCGTGCCGGCGCTGACCGGGTTCGAGAACCACGGCGGGCGCACCCACCTCGGCCCGGGCGTCTCCCCGCTGGCCCGGGTCACCGCCGGGGTCGGCAACGACGGCGCCACCGAGGGGGCGTGGCGGGGCAAGCTGCTCGGCACGTATTCGCACGGCCCGGCCCTGGCCCGCAATCCCGCCCTGGCGGACCTGCTGCTGCGCTGGGCCACGGGGGCGCACCAGCTCCCGCCGCTGGACGACACCTGGCCGGACCGGCTGCGCGCCGAGCGCCGCGCCGCGGTGGCCGCCGCCGCCCGGGCATGA
- a CDS encoding TVP38/TMEM64 family protein → MGHGGAPAPAAGRHLAGPAARRAPRRGGRRRPGMIPAVRRLLRQPSAVRFALLLLLLVTFGAVLLVVDLPEAHELPRLADRLGGLAPVAAVLGGALLLVALVPRTFITLASGAIFGALEGAAYALGAALLAAALGFAVGRLLGREFVADRVRGRLARLDGWFARQSVLGVITVRLLPIAGFGLVSYGYGTTGARVLPFLAGSVIASAPTAFGYAAVGAAVTSPGDVNWFGAAPAALGLVASVVLIRRWWRAERQRRLGPS, encoded by the coding sequence CTGGGCCACGGGGGCGCACCAGCTCCCGCCGCTGGACGACACCTGGCCGGACCGGCTGCGCGCCGAGCGCCGCGCCGCGGTGGCCGCCGCCGCCCGGGCATGATCCCCGCCGTCCGGCGGCTGCTGCGGCAGCCGTCGGCCGTCCGGTTCGCCCTGCTGCTGCTCCTGCTCGTCACCTTCGGGGCGGTGCTGCTCGTCGTCGACCTGCCCGAGGCGCACGAGCTGCCCCGGCTGGCCGACCGGCTGGGCGGCCTCGCCCCCGTGGCGGCGGTCCTCGGCGGGGCGCTGCTGCTGGTCGCGCTGGTCCCCCGGACCTTCATCACGCTCGCCTCGGGGGCGATCTTCGGTGCGCTGGAGGGCGCCGCGTACGCGCTGGGCGCCGCGCTGCTCGCCGCGGCGCTGGGCTTCGCGGTCGGCCGCCTGCTCGGGCGGGAGTTCGTCGCCGACCGGGTACGCGGCCGGCTGGCCCGGTTGGACGGCTGGTTCGCCCGGCAGAGCGTCCTCGGCGTGATCACCGTACGGCTGCTGCCGATCGCCGGCTTCGGGCTGGTCAGCTACGGCTACGGCACCACCGGCGCCCGGGTGCTGCCGTTCCTCGCCGGCAGCGTGATCGCCTCCGCGCCCACCGCGTTCGGCTACGCGGCGGTGGGCGCGGCGGTCACCTCCCCGGGCGACGTCAACTGGTTCGGCGCCGCTCCGGCCGCGCTCGGCCTCGTCGCCAGCGTGGTGCTGATCCGCCGCTGGTGGCGCGCCGAGCGGCAGCGCCGGCTCGGGCCGAGCTGA
- a CDS encoding MurT ligase domain-containing protein: MPLRAKVASSVSRTAAALSRAAGRGDGSVIGGWIGLKIDPDLLAHLSAGRAIALISGTNGKTTTTRLTAAAVGVLGRVATNSFGANMPTGHTSALAKAGSTPYAVLEVDEHYLAQVLDATEPHVVALLNLSRDQLDRAKEVAMMAQLWRAALVRHTNVRVVANADDPMVVWAATPPPNHDHRIAPPHVTWFSAGQRWHDDSWVCPECGSTIQRSGDQWWCSGCPLRRPEPQWTVEDDGVLDPTGAWHKVKLQLPGKVNVGNAATALAVAAEFGVRPVDAVLQLGTVTSVAGRYAQVDRDGRNIRLLLAKNPASWLEAFDMADVAPTLLSINARDPDGLDTSWLFDVDFAPLRGRQVLITGDRAYDLAVRLEVNDVPFQHVRTFADAVRSVPPGRLEVIANYTAFQDIRAELDRVN; this comes from the coding sequence ATGCCCCTGCGGGCAAAGGTGGCCAGCTCGGTGTCGCGGACCGCCGCGGCGCTGTCGCGGGCCGCGGGGCGCGGTGACGGCTCCGTGATCGGCGGCTGGATCGGCCTGAAGATCGACCCGGACCTGCTGGCCCACCTGTCGGCCGGGCGTGCCATCGCCCTGATCTCCGGCACCAACGGCAAGACCACCACCACGCGGCTCACCGCGGCGGCGGTCGGGGTGCTCGGCCGTGTCGCCACCAACTCGTTCGGCGCCAACATGCCGACCGGGCACACCTCGGCGCTCGCCAAGGCCGGCAGCACGCCCTACGCGGTGCTGGAGGTGGACGAGCACTACCTCGCCCAGGTGCTGGACGCCACCGAGCCGCACGTGGTGGCGCTGCTCAACCTCTCCCGCGACCAGCTCGACCGGGCCAAGGAGGTCGCCATGATGGCGCAGCTCTGGCGCGCCGCGCTGGTCCGGCACACCAACGTGCGCGTCGTCGCCAACGCCGACGACCCGATGGTGGTGTGGGCCGCCACCCCGCCGCCCAACCACGACCACCGCATCGCCCCGCCGCACGTCACCTGGTTCAGCGCCGGGCAGCGCTGGCACGACGACTCCTGGGTCTGCCCCGAGTGCGGCTCCACCATCCAGCGCTCCGGCGACCAGTGGTGGTGCAGCGGCTGCCCGCTGCGCCGGCCCGAGCCGCAGTGGACGGTGGAGGACGACGGCGTGCTCGACCCGACGGGCGCCTGGCACAAGGTCAAGCTCCAGCTCCCCGGCAAGGTCAACGTCGGCAACGCCGCGACCGCGCTGGCCGTCGCCGCCGAGTTCGGCGTCCGGCCCGTGGACGCGGTGCTCCAGCTCGGCACCGTCACCTCCGTGGCGGGCCGCTACGCGCAGGTCGACCGGGACGGGCGCAACATCCGGCTGTTGCTGGCGAAGAACCCGGCCAGCTGGCTGGAGGCCTTCGACATGGCCGACGTCGCCCCGACACTGCTCTCCATCAACGCCCGGGACCCCGACGGGCTGGACACCTCGTGGCTCTTCGACGTCGACTTCGCCCCGCTCCGGGGCCGGCAGGTGCTGATCACCGGCGACCGCGCGTACGACCTCGCGGTCCGGCTGGAGGTCAACGACGTGCCCTTCCAGCATGTGCGGACATTCGCCGACGCCGTCCGGTCGGTGCCCCCGGGGCGCCTGGAGGTCATCGCGAACTACACCGCGTTCCAGGACATCCGAGCGGAGTTGGACCGTGTCAACTGA
- the leuS gene encoding leucine--tRNA ligase has translation MSEAAAPASDVPPFRYTAALAEEIEQRWQDVWAREGTFHAPNPTGPLADPGHPRAGAEKLYVLDMFPYPSGAGLHVGHPLGYIGTDCFARYQRMAGRNVLHAMGFDAFGLPAEQYAVQTGTHPRTTTVANIERYKAQLRRLGLAHDERRSVATIDTDFYRWTQWIFLQVFNSWYDTGAKRARPIAELIAEFEGGNRPTPDGRPWAELSVAERRAVVDDHRLAYVSQAPVNWCPGLGTVLANEEVTADGRSERGNFPVFKRNLKQWMMRITAYGDRLLDDLDALDWPEPIKLMQRNWIGRSTGAHVDFPTTVAPIRVFTTRPDTVFGATYMVLAPEHELVDALTPAAWPEGTKDAWTGGHANPRAAVEAYRKAAAAKTDVERQADTKEKTGVFVGAYATNPVTGGRIPVFVADYVLAGYGTGAIMAVPGQDERDWAFAEVFELPIVRTVQPTEGFDGKAYTGDGPAINSAAPERGLDLNGLGVADAKARIIEWLEANGHGTGAVTYRLRDWLFSRQRYWGEPFPIVYDETGAAIALPEEMLPVELPEVDDFSPRTFDPEDADSNPETPLSRRRDWVEVELDLGDGPKRYTRETNVMPQWAGSCWYELRYLDPTNSQRFVDAENEAYWMGPRGEGDCGGTDLYVGGAEHAVLHLLYARFWHKVLYDLGHVSSFEPFRKLFNQGYIQAYAYTDARGAYVPAEEVTERDGGFYLGDTRVDREYGKMGKSLKNVVTPDEMCAAYGADTFRVYEMSMGPLEVSRPWETRAVVGSYRFLQRVWRAVVDEQTGALRVTDAPADEATRRLLHKVVDGVRGDMEAIRFNTAIAKLIELTNGLTRLAQTPREVAEPLVLMLAPFAPHVAEELWRRLGHDTSLTYADFPTADPALLVAETVTYPVQINGKVRGRVEVPADASEETVRAAALEAVAGSLAGKEPRKVIVIKGRMVSVVA, from the coding sequence ATGAGTGAGGCAGCCGCACCGGCCAGCGACGTGCCGCCGTTCCGGTACACCGCGGCCCTGGCCGAGGAGATCGAACAGCGCTGGCAGGACGTCTGGGCGCGGGAGGGGACGTTCCACGCCCCCAACCCGACCGGCCCGCTGGCCGACCCCGGTCACCCCCGCGCCGGGGCGGAGAAGCTGTACGTCCTGGACATGTTCCCCTACCCGTCGGGCGCCGGCCTGCACGTCGGGCACCCGCTGGGCTACATCGGCACCGACTGCTTCGCCCGCTACCAGCGGATGGCGGGGCGCAACGTGCTGCACGCGATGGGCTTCGACGCGTTCGGCCTGCCCGCCGAGCAGTACGCGGTGCAGACCGGCACCCACCCGCGGACCACGACCGTGGCCAACATCGAGCGCTACAAGGCGCAGCTGCGCCGGCTGGGCCTGGCCCACGACGAGCGCCGCTCGGTGGCCACCATCGACACCGACTTCTACCGCTGGACGCAGTGGATCTTCCTGCAGGTCTTCAACTCCTGGTACGACACCGGGGCGAAGCGCGCCCGCCCGATCGCCGAGCTGATCGCCGAGTTCGAGGGCGGCAACAGGCCCACGCCCGACGGGCGACCGTGGGCGGAGCTGTCCGTGGCCGAGCGCCGGGCCGTCGTCGACGACCACCGGCTGGCGTACGTCTCGCAGGCGCCCGTCAACTGGTGCCCGGGGCTGGGCACCGTGCTGGCCAACGAGGAGGTCACCGCCGACGGCCGCTCCGAGCGCGGCAACTTCCCGGTCTTCAAGCGCAACCTGAAGCAGTGGATGATGCGCATCACCGCGTACGGCGACCGGCTGCTGGACGACCTGGACGCGCTGGACTGGCCCGAGCCGATCAAGCTGATGCAGCGCAACTGGATCGGCCGCTCCACCGGCGCGCACGTCGACTTCCCGACCACGGTCGCGCCGATCCGGGTGTTCACGACCCGGCCGGACACCGTCTTCGGCGCCACGTACATGGTGCTGGCCCCCGAGCACGAGCTGGTCGACGCGCTGACGCCGGCCGCCTGGCCCGAGGGGACGAAGGACGCGTGGACCGGCGGGCACGCCAACCCGCGCGCGGCCGTGGAGGCGTACCGCAAGGCGGCGGCGGCCAAGACCGACGTCGAGCGGCAGGCCGACACGAAGGAGAAGACCGGCGTCTTCGTCGGGGCGTACGCCACCAACCCGGTCACCGGTGGGCGGATCCCGGTCTTCGTCGCCGACTACGTGCTGGCCGGCTACGGCACCGGCGCGATCATGGCGGTGCCCGGCCAGGACGAGCGGGACTGGGCGTTCGCCGAGGTCTTCGAGCTGCCGATCGTGCGTACCGTGCAGCCGACGGAGGGCTTCGACGGCAAGGCGTACACCGGGGACGGTCCGGCGATCAACAGCGCCGCGCCCGAGCGCGGCCTGGACCTGAACGGCCTGGGGGTGGCCGACGCGAAGGCCCGGATCATCGAGTGGCTGGAGGCCAACGGGCACGGCACCGGCGCGGTGACCTACCGGCTGCGCGACTGGCTGTTCTCCCGGCAGCGTTACTGGGGCGAGCCGTTCCCCATCGTGTACGACGAGACCGGAGCGGCCATCGCCCTGCCGGAGGAGATGCTGCCGGTCGAGCTGCCCGAGGTGGACGACTTCTCGCCGCGCACGTTCGACCCGGAGGACGCCGACAGCAACCCGGAGACCCCGCTGTCGCGCCGGCGCGACTGGGTCGAGGTGGAGCTGGACCTGGGCGACGGCCCGAAGCGCTACACCCGCGAGACCAACGTGATGCCGCAGTGGGCCGGCTCGTGCTGGTACGAGCTGCGCTACCTGGACCCGACCAACTCGCAGCGCTTCGTCGACGCGGAGAACGAGGCGTACTGGATGGGGCCGCGCGGCGAGGGCGACTGCGGTGGCACCGACCTGTACGTCGGCGGCGCCGAGCACGCCGTGCTGCACCTGCTGTACGCGCGGTTCTGGCACAAGGTGCTGTACGACCTGGGGCACGTCTCGTCGTTCGAGCCGTTCCGCAAGCTGTTCAACCAGGGCTACATCCAGGCGTACGCGTACACCGACGCCCGGGGCGCCTACGTGCCGGCCGAGGAGGTCACCGAGCGCGACGGCGGCTTCTACCTGGGCGACACCCGGGTCGACCGCGAGTACGGCAAGATGGGCAAGTCCCTGAAGAACGTGGTCACGCCAGACGAGATGTGCGCCGCGTACGGGGCGGACACGTTCCGCGTCTACGAGATGTCGATGGGTCCGCTGGAGGTGTCCCGTCCGTGGGAGACCCGGGCGGTCGTCGGGTCGTACCGGTTCCTGCAGCGGGTCTGGCGGGCGGTCGTCGACGAGCAGACCGGCGCGCTGCGGGTCACCGACGCGCCCGCCGACGAGGCGACCCGGCGGCTGCTGCACAAGGTGGTCGACGGGGTCCGCGGCGACATGGAGGCGATCCGGTTCAACACCGCGATCGCCAAGCTGATCGAGCTGACCAACGGGCTGACCCGGCTGGCGCAGACCCCGCGCGAGGTGGCCGAGCCGCTGGTGCTGATGCTGGCGCCGTTCGCCCCGCACGTCGCCGAGGAGCTGTGGCGCCGGCTGGGGCACGACACCTCCCTGACGTACGCGGACTTCCCGACCGCCGACCCGGCGCTGCTGGTGGCGGAGACGGTGACCTACCCGGTGCAGATCAACGGCAAGGTGCGGGGCCGCGTCGAGGTCCCCGCCGACGCGTCCGAGGAGACCGTCCGCGCGGCGGCCCTGGAGGCGGTGGCCGGTTCGCTGGCCGGCAAGGAACCCCGCAAGGTCATCGTCATCAAGGGCCGCATGGTCTCCGTAGTGGCCTGA
- a CDS encoding phosphotransferase, with translation MRSGSPGAGEGTGPEHEGRQPSGPTGRVDPTVAEERLRGGFIAEVVRVGDTVRRTPPENAEFVAALLRHLERVGADVAPRHLGADEQGRQVLSHVDGRVPWRDREDPAYFADPALTRLAQLVRRLHDACAGSPLAGDAETVCHRDLSPKNTVYRDSPAGPLPVALIDWDLAAPGRRVEDVAFAAWHWAAPGPGADPVELGRRARLLCDAYEAAGTGSLALPRAELVDVMLAQIDGTWRGIAAGAERGDPAMCQLREAGVADMVHGWYDWLAEHRRVVTAALRRPAPRRTAATLR, from the coding sequence GTGCGCAGCGGGTCGCCCGGAGCGGGCGAGGGCACCGGGCCGGAACACGAGGGGCGGCAGCCGAGCGGCCCCACCGGCCGCGTCGACCCGACCGTCGCCGAGGAGCGGCTGCGCGGCGGCTTCATCGCCGAGGTGGTCCGGGTCGGCGACACCGTCCGGCGTACGCCGCCGGAGAACGCCGAGTTCGTCGCCGCGCTGCTGCGGCACCTGGAGCGGGTGGGCGCGGACGTCGCGCCCCGCCACCTCGGCGCGGACGAGCAGGGTCGGCAGGTGCTCAGCCACGTCGACGGCCGGGTGCCGTGGCGGGACCGGGAGGATCCGGCGTACTTCGCCGACCCGGCGCTGACCCGGCTGGCCCAGCTGGTCCGGCGGCTGCACGACGCCTGCGCGGGCAGCCCGCTGGCCGGGGACGCCGAGACGGTCTGCCACCGCGACCTGTCCCCGAAGAACACGGTGTACCGGGACTCCCCCGCCGGCCCGCTGCCCGTGGCGCTGATCGACTGGGACCTCGCCGCGCCCGGCCGGCGGGTCGAGGATGTCGCCTTCGCCGCCTGGCACTGGGCGGCGCCGGGGCCGGGAGCCGACCCGGTGGAGCTGGGCCGGCGCGCCCGGCTGCTCTGCGACGCCTACGAGGCGGCCGGCACGGGGTCGCTCGCGCTGCCCCGCGCCGAACTGGTCGACGTGATGCTCGCCCAGATCGACGGGACCTGGCGCGGGATCGCGGCCGGCGCGGAGCGGGGCGACCCGGCCATGTGCCAGCTCCGCGAGGCGGGGGTCGCCGACATGGTGCACGGCTGGTACGACTGGCTGGCCGAGCACCGCCGGGTGGTCACGGCCGCGCTGCGCCGACCCGCTCCGCGCCGCACGGCGGCCACGCTTCGCTGA
- a CDS encoding monovalent cation/H(+) antiporter subunit G, producing MMRTVLAAIPLLVGTGLIAVSAFGLLRLPDVYHRMNAVAKAASLGLVCVLLGVLVLVFDARSAVVVAVAIGLQLVSAPVGGYALTVASYRAGSPLAALTRYDDLADVEPGPRPGGERPGGETTGGPTGG from the coding sequence CTGATGCGTACCGTGCTGGCGGCGATTCCGCTGCTCGTGGGCACGGGGCTGATCGCGGTGAGCGCTTTCGGTCTGCTCCGGTTGCCGGATGTCTACCACCGGATGAACGCGGTGGCCAAGGCGGCGAGCCTTGGCCTGGTGTGCGTCCTGTTGGGGGTGCTGGTGCTGGTCTTCGACGCCCGCAGCGCGGTGGTGGTCGCCGTGGCGATCGGACTGCAACTGGTCAGCGCGCCGGTGGGCGGCTACGCGCTGACTGTGGCGTCCTACCGGGCGGGCAGTCCTTTGGCGGCACTGACCCGATACGACGACCTCGCCGACGTCGAGCCCGGCCCACGTCCCGGGGGTGAGCGGCCGGGCGGCGAGACGACCGGCGGGCCAACGGGTGGGTAA
- a CDS encoding ABC transporter ATP-binding protein, with amino-acid sequence MIELNALTRRYGRTTAVDDLTLTVRPGHVTGFLGPNGAGKSTTLRMIIGLTAPTSGTVTVDGVRFADRPRGLRHAGALLDAGDVHGGRSAVAHLSALARSNGIGRARVDEVLREVGLSAVTRRRIGGFSLGMRQRLGIAAALLGDPPVLLFDEPFNGLDPEGVRWVRDLFRRLAAEGRTVFVSSHLMSEMQNCVDRLVVIGRGRLIAEQSLAEFAAGNTRAAVTVRTPDRATLSAVLTAEGAHVRPDDAGALVVTGLTAARIGDLALAHGVGLHELTTRTASLEEAFMALTADSVEYLAGEGTR; translated from the coding sequence GTGATCGAACTGAACGCCCTGACGAGACGGTACGGCCGCACGACGGCCGTCGACGACCTCACCCTGACCGTGCGCCCCGGCCACGTGACCGGGTTCCTGGGCCCCAACGGGGCCGGCAAGTCCACCACGCTACGGATGATCATCGGGCTCACCGCGCCGACCAGCGGCACCGTCACCGTGGACGGGGTCCGGTTCGCCGACCGGCCGCGCGGGCTGCGCCACGCCGGCGCGCTGCTCGACGCCGGGGACGTGCACGGCGGGCGCAGCGCCGTCGCCCACCTGTCGGCCCTGGCCCGCAGCAACGGCATCGGGCGCGCCCGGGTCGACGAGGTGCTGCGGGAGGTAGGCCTGTCCGCCGTCACACGGCGGCGCATCGGCGGCTTCTCGCTCGGGATGCGGCAGCGGCTCGGGATCGCCGCCGCGCTGCTCGGGGACCCGCCCGTACTGCTCTTCGACGAGCCGTTCAACGGCCTCGACCCGGAGGGGGTGCGATGGGTACGGGACCTGTTCCGGCGGCTGGCGGCCGAGGGGCGCACGGTCTTCGTCTCCAGCCACCTGATGAGCGAGATGCAGAACTGCGTCGACCGGCTCGTGGTGATCGGGCGGGGCCGGCTGATCGCCGAGCAGAGCCTCGCCGAGTTCGCCGCCGGGAACACCCGGGCCGCCGTGACCGTCCGTACGCCCGACCGGGCGACGCTGTCCGCCGTGCTCACGGCCGAGGGCGCGCACGTCCGGCCGGACGACGCCGGGGCGCTCGTCGTGACCGGCCTGACGGCCGCGCGGATCGGCGACCTCGCGCTCGCCCACGGCGTCGGACTGCACGAGCTGACCACCCGTACCGCCTCGCTGGAGGAGGCCTTCATGGCGCTCACCGCCGACAGCGTCGAGTATCTCGCCGGGGAGGGGACCCGATGA
- a CDS encoding ABC transporter permease has product MTAVTGPTRRPIVTGAPARFRDLLAAEWIKLWSLRSTRWTLPLVHLFVVGVSVNASLADHRNWPAYPEGRREMFRLYGPVRDAFPEAGYLLLILASATIGALTIVGEHQSGLIRATFAAVPARRAVVAAKAAVLAGVMLVFGTVTAATSFWVSQAILADRGAGWSIGEPGVLRAVAASAVLVPVCALVGMGLGALTRHAAGAVAAATSVLVLVPMAVDSDEHRWIAELYNALPLTAWLRLIEVHPDVLNPDPYPATVTGSWLTLATWSLTATLTAITLTHHRDP; this is encoded by the coding sequence ATGACCGCCGTGACCGGGCCGACCCGCCGACCGATTGTGACCGGGGCGCCGGCCCGCTTCCGCGACCTGCTGGCCGCCGAGTGGATCAAACTCTGGTCGCTGCGCTCGACCCGCTGGACGCTGCCGCTGGTCCACCTGTTCGTGGTCGGGGTCAGCGTCAACGCCAGCCTCGCCGACCACCGGAACTGGCCGGCGTACCCCGAGGGGCGCCGGGAGATGTTCCGCCTGTACGGGCCGGTGCGCGACGCCTTCCCCGAGGCCGGCTACCTGCTGCTGATCCTCGCCTCGGCCACCATCGGCGCACTGACGATCGTCGGCGAGCACCAGAGCGGGCTGATCCGGGCCACGTTCGCCGCCGTCCCGGCCCGCCGCGCGGTGGTCGCGGCGAAGGCCGCCGTACTTGCCGGGGTCATGCTCGTGTTCGGCACGGTCACCGCGGCGACCTCGTTCTGGGTGTCCCAGGCGATCCTCGCCGACCGGGGCGCCGGCTGGTCGATCGGCGAGCCGGGCGTGCTGCGCGCCGTCGCGGCGAGCGCCGTGCTGGTGCCCGTGTGCGCGCTGGTCGGAATGGGTCTGGGCGCGCTCACCCGACACGCCGCCGGGGCCGTGGCCGCGGCCACGTCGGTACTCGTGCTGGTGCCGATGGCGGTGGACAGCGACGAGCACCGGTGGATCGCCGAGCTGTACAACGCCCTGCCGCTGACCGCCTGGCTGCGCCTGATCGAGGTGCACCCCGACGTGCTCAACCCGGACCCGTACCCGGCCACCGTCACCGGCTCCTGGCTGACCCTGGCCACCTGGTCCCTCACGGCCACCCTCACGGCGATCACCCTCACCCACCACCGCGACCCCTGA
- a CDS encoding response regulator transcription factor, whose translation MSVRVLLVDDQPLVRAGLRVLIADAPDIDVVGEAGTGAEAVRLTREVVPDVVLMDLRMPGMDGIQATRAITAHGGLTRVLVLTTFDDDEHVHAALRAGASGFLVKDMALDDILGAVRVVAAGDALIAPGVTRRLIAEFARRPAAAAPTRALDGVTEREREVLTLVGRGLSNGEIAAELVISAATAKAHVARLFSKLGARDRVHLVIAAYEAGLVSPAG comes from the coding sequence GTGAGCGTCCGGGTGCTGCTCGTCGACGACCAGCCACTGGTCCGCGCCGGCCTGCGGGTGCTCATCGCCGACGCCCCCGACATCGACGTCGTCGGCGAGGCGGGCACGGGGGCCGAGGCGGTGCGGCTGACCCGCGAGGTCGTGCCGGACGTGGTGCTGATGGACCTGCGGATGCCCGGCATGGACGGCATCCAGGCCACCCGCGCGATCACCGCGCACGGCGGCCTCACCCGCGTCCTCGTGCTCACCACCTTCGACGACGACGAACACGTGCACGCCGCGCTGCGCGCCGGCGCGAGCGGGTTCCTGGTCAAGGACATGGCGCTGGACGACATCCTGGGCGCGGTCCGGGTGGTCGCCGCCGGGGACGCGCTGATCGCCCCCGGGGTCACCCGCCGGCTCATCGCCGAGTTCGCCCGGCGGCCGGCCGCCGCCGCCCCGACCCGGGCCCTCGACGGCGTCACCGAGCGGGAGCGCGAGGTGCTGACGCTCGTCGGCCGCGGCCTGTCCAACGGCGAGATCGCCGCCGAGCTGGTGATCAGCGCGGCCACCGCCAAGGCGCACGTGGCCCGGCTGTTCAGCAAGCTGGGCGCCCGCGACCGGGTGCACCTCGTCATCGCCGCCTACGAGGCGGGGCTGGTCTCCCCGGCGGGATGA